The window ATGCGCGCGTTCTCCTCGCGTGGCCACGCGTGGGACAGGTCGGCGATCTCGCGGTAGACCAGCCGCGCGCCCGCGCGCAGCAGCAGATCTCGCGCCAGCCGCGCGACCTGCACCGGGAACATCCAGTCCCGCGCGCCGTGCATCAGGTAGATCGGCTTCGCCCGCGCGCGGTCGAGATTTCCGTTGCTGAGATTCGACGGGTGCAGGACGCCGGATCCGGGAGCGAGCGCCGCGAACTCGGCGCCTTCCGCCAGGCCCCGGTAGAGCGCGTAGGTCCCGCCATCCGAGAGCCCGGTCAGCAGGATGCGCGAGCGGTCGACGTTCCAGTTCTCGCAGAGCCCGTCGATCAGCCCGCGCAGCCGCACCGCGTCGACGTCCGGGCCGAGAAAGCTCCACGTGCTGCCCTGCGAGCTCGGAGCGAGCAGCAGGTAGCCGCGGCTTCGCGCCTCGCGCAGCCAGGTCCAGAGGAAGTCGCGTCCGCTTCCACCGCCGCCGTGAAGCGCCACGACGAGCGGCCAGGCGCGGCTCGGCTCGTAGCGCTCCGGCACGTAGAAGG is drawn from Deltaproteobacteria bacterium and contains these coding sequences:
- a CDS encoding phospholipase, with the translated sequence MNPERVVALLAALEHAFRELDPPRIAELRKAVSEPLARLEAEPAPPGDSGPALARLSEAAAIAARAAHLFCDEAKPEQAIARFFGSLSEHAHAQAALYALRRGHASIGRYFALPEWHERLDELDPAPRDGVRVGLFEAGSAGGGARTTAFYVPERYEPSRAWPLVVALHGGGGSGRDFLWTWLREARSRGYLLLAPSSQGSTWSFLGPDVDAVRLRGLIDGLCENWNVDRSRILLTGLSDGGTYALYRGLAEGAEFAALAPGSGVLHPSNLSNGNLDRARAKPIYLMHGARDWMFPVQVARLARDLLLRAGARLVYREIADLSHAWPREENARILDWFEQLRPPPGT